In Promicromonospora sp. Populi, one genomic interval encodes:
- a CDS encoding ATP-dependent DNA ligase has translation MAGTQQTVTVDGHSLRLSNLDKVLYPASGTTKGEVLHYLAQIAPVLLPHTANRPTTRKRWPDGTGGQMFFQKNLDASTPDWVKRRSIQHKTSANDYVLVNDLATLTWLGQTATLELHTPQWQFGRTGARLDPDRLVLDLDPGPGAGLPECAQVARWAREILQGMGLEPYPVTSGSKGIHLYAALGKAQDTRLSSDAVSAVAHELARYLETEHPDLVISDMSKKLRTGKVLVDWSQNNGSKTTIAPYSLRGRDRPWVAAPRTWAELDDPDLAQLTPEEVVARVEADGDLLAPLLEGHLSALEPTPERLATFQKLQTYRAKRDPAKTPEPFGPDAPSEAAPGAEAKPTFVIQEHHARRLHWDFRLEHDGVLVSWALPRGEPTDPAKNHLAVQTEDHPLEYGSFEGSIPGGEYGAGEVTIWDSGTYDLEKWRDDEVIATLHSADRGSRRLALIRTGGRDGDAENNWLIHLTKSQPGAPQPPSTRPTRRPSPSPSSSPSPSRREPGTQRDLGQRPMLATAATPGDLTKPEDWVFEMKWDGFRALAHVLDPETVHLVSRSGQDLTATFPELSVLAAQADPARLPMLLDGEIVALDRNGRPDFRRLQQRANLRKERDVARARALVQVDLMLFDVLRADGEDVTGRPYTERRELLESLVTPEAPVHLPPAFEGDLDAALRTSRSLRLEGVVAKRRTSTYAGRRSREWLKVKHQAMQEVVIVGWRPGRADTSVMGSLLMAVPDLPDGAGLRYVGRVGTGFSEHERREITTRLRGMERKTPGVSGVPVEDASDAHWVSPKLVGEVTYADWAEGPDRASGERRMRHSVWRGWRPDKSPADVEVELPNQP, from the coding sequence GCCTGAGCAATCTCGACAAGGTGCTGTACCCGGCTTCGGGCACCACCAAGGGTGAGGTGCTGCACTACCTGGCGCAGATCGCGCCCGTGCTGCTGCCGCACACCGCCAACCGCCCCACCACGCGCAAACGGTGGCCCGACGGCACGGGCGGGCAGATGTTCTTCCAGAAGAACCTCGACGCCTCCACCCCCGACTGGGTCAAGCGAAGGTCGATCCAGCACAAGACGTCGGCCAACGACTATGTGCTGGTCAACGACCTCGCGACCCTGACCTGGCTGGGCCAGACGGCGACCCTCGAGCTGCACACCCCGCAGTGGCAGTTCGGCCGCACAGGTGCGCGCCTCGACCCGGACCGCCTGGTGCTGGACCTCGACCCGGGCCCCGGCGCGGGCCTGCCCGAGTGCGCGCAGGTCGCCCGGTGGGCTCGCGAGATCCTGCAGGGCATGGGGCTGGAGCCGTACCCCGTGACGTCCGGCTCCAAGGGCATCCACCTCTATGCGGCCCTCGGCAAGGCCCAGGACACCCGCCTCAGCTCCGACGCGGTGTCCGCCGTCGCGCACGAGCTCGCCCGCTACCTCGAGACCGAGCACCCCGACCTCGTGATCAGCGACATGAGCAAAAAGCTGCGGACGGGAAAGGTGCTCGTCGACTGGTCGCAGAACAACGGCAGCAAGACCACCATCGCGCCCTACTCCCTGCGCGGTCGCGACCGGCCCTGGGTCGCCGCGCCCCGCACCTGGGCGGAGCTGGACGACCCGGACCTGGCCCAGCTCACCCCCGAGGAGGTGGTCGCCCGCGTCGAGGCCGACGGCGACCTCCTCGCGCCGCTGCTGGAAGGTCACCTCTCCGCTCTGGAGCCGACGCCGGAGCGCCTCGCGACCTTCCAGAAGCTTCAGACCTACCGCGCCAAGCGCGACCCGGCGAAGACGCCGGAGCCGTTCGGGCCCGATGCGCCGTCCGAGGCCGCGCCAGGCGCCGAGGCCAAGCCCACCTTCGTCATCCAGGAGCACCACGCCCGCCGCCTGCACTGGGACTTCCGCCTGGAGCACGACGGCGTCCTCGTCAGCTGGGCCCTCCCCCGCGGCGAGCCCACCGACCCGGCCAAGAACCACCTCGCCGTACAGACCGAGGACCACCCGCTGGAGTACGGGTCCTTCGAGGGATCCATCCCCGGCGGCGAGTACGGCGCCGGAGAAGTCACGATCTGGGACTCCGGCACCTACGACCTGGAGAAGTGGCGCGACGACGAGGTGATCGCCACCCTCCACTCCGCCGACCGCGGCTCCCGCCGGCTCGCCCTGATCCGCACGGGCGGCCGCGACGGCGACGCCGAGAACAACTGGCTCATCCACCTGACGAAGTCCCAGCCCGGGGCCCCGCAGCCACCAAGTACCCGGCCCACGCGCCGCCCGAGCCCGAGCCCGAGCTCGAGCCCGAGCCCGAGCAGGCGAGAACCCGGCACTCAGCGAGACCTGGGGCAACGGCCCATGCTCGCCACCGCCGCCACACCCGGCGACCTGACCAAGCCGGAGGACTGGGTCTTCGAGATGAAGTGGGACGGGTTCCGCGCCCTGGCCCACGTCCTGGACCCGGAGACGGTGCACCTGGTCAGCCGCTCCGGCCAGGACCTCACCGCGACGTTCCCCGAGCTCAGCGTGCTCGCCGCCCAGGCAGACCCGGCCCGGCTCCCCATGCTGCTCGACGGCGAGATCGTCGCCCTCGACCGCAACGGCCGCCCCGACTTCCGCCGCCTCCAGCAGCGGGCCAACCTGCGCAAGGAACGCGACGTCGCCCGCGCCCGGGCCCTCGTCCAGGTGGACCTCATGCTGTTCGACGTCCTACGGGCCGACGGCGAGGACGTCACCGGCCGCCCCTACACCGAGCGACGCGAGCTCCTCGAGTCCCTGGTCACACCCGAGGCACCCGTGCACCTGCCGCCCGCTTTTGAGGGCGACCTCGATGCCGCATTGCGCACCTCGCGCTCCCTGAGACTGGAGGGAGTCGTCGCCAAGCGCCGCACCTCCACCTATGCCGGACGGCGCTCGCGGGAGTGGCTCAAGGTCAAGCACCAGGCGATGCAGGAGGTGGTCATCGTGGGCTGGCGCCCGGGCCGGGCAGACACCTCGGTGATGGGCTCGCTGCTCATGGCGGTCCCGGACCTGCCGGACGGCGCCGGCCTGCGCTACGTCGGGCGCGTGGGCACGGGCTTCTCCGAGCACGAGCGTCGGGAGATCACCACCCGGCTGCGCGGCATGGAGCGCAAGACACCGGGGGTGTCCGGCGTTCCGGTGGAAGACGCGTCGGACGCCCACTGGGTCTCGCCCAAGCTGGTGGGCGAGGTGACGTACGCCGACTGGGCAGAGGGTCCCGACAGGGCCTCGGGCGAGCGGCGGATGCGGCACTCGGTGTGGCGCGGCTGGCGTCCGGACAAGTCACCGGCGGACGTCGAGGTGGAGCTGCCCAACCAGCCGTGA
- a CDS encoding NADP-dependent oxidoreductase gives MRAITYSKFGSADVLELTEQPDPHIGPDTLVVRVKAASVNPVDWKIREGRLQGLVDVQLPAIPGWDVAGVVEQVGLDTPEFQVGDEVYGYVRKDTVQGGTFAELVAAPVRTLARKPASLSFEEAAAVPLAGLTAYEAIQRAGVKDGQTVLVHAASGGVGAFAVQIARARGARVIGTASERNHEFLRGLGAEPVTYGDGLADRVRALAPDGVDVVLDFAGGDAVAASAELLADGGTIASITDATARTEHGGHYVWVRPSVAGLDALTALFDAGELTVEVAQVFDLADAADAHRASETGHTRGKVVVRVA, from the coding sequence ATGCGAGCGATCACGTATTCGAAGTTCGGCAGCGCGGACGTCCTCGAGCTCACCGAGCAGCCTGACCCGCATATCGGCCCCGACACCCTCGTGGTGCGGGTCAAGGCGGCCTCGGTCAACCCGGTCGACTGGAAGATCCGCGAGGGTCGCCTGCAGGGCCTCGTCGACGTGCAGCTCCCGGCGATCCCGGGCTGGGACGTCGCGGGCGTCGTCGAGCAGGTCGGCCTGGACACCCCCGAGTTCCAGGTGGGCGACGAGGTCTACGGCTACGTGCGCAAGGACACCGTGCAGGGCGGCACGTTCGCCGAGCTCGTCGCCGCGCCCGTCCGCACGCTGGCGCGCAAGCCGGCGTCGCTGAGCTTCGAGGAGGCGGCAGCGGTGCCGCTCGCGGGCCTCACTGCCTACGAAGCGATCCAGCGGGCCGGGGTCAAGGACGGCCAGACCGTGCTGGTGCACGCCGCGTCCGGTGGCGTCGGCGCGTTCGCCGTGCAGATCGCGAGGGCTCGGGGCGCGCGCGTGATCGGCACCGCGAGCGAGCGGAACCACGAGTTCCTGCGCGGGCTCGGTGCCGAGCCCGTCACCTACGGCGACGGCCTGGCCGACCGGGTCCGCGCGCTCGCGCCCGACGGCGTCGACGTGGTCCTCGACTTCGCCGGCGGCGACGCCGTAGCCGCCAGCGCGGAGCTCCTGGCCGACGGCGGCACCATCGCCTCGATCACCGACGCCACCGCCCGCACCGAGCACGGCGGCCACTACGTCTGGGTGCGCCCGTCCGTCGCGGGCCTCGACGCGCTCACCGCCCTGTTCGACGCGGGCGAGCTCACGGTCGAGGTGGCCCAGGTCTTCGACCTGGCCGACGCCGCGGACGCGCACCGGGCCAGCGAGACGGGCCACACCCGCGGCAAGGTAGTGGTCCGGGTGGCGTGA
- a CDS encoding VOC family protein, with translation MTSFISHITVDCSDAYSLSQWWKPVLGYQDVPGDPNLPGHHECMIVDPDGKGVSVLFIEVPEGKSVKNRVHLDLRPRADLRDTEIARVIAHGATVVGDHRGQYGPGSGWVTLADPEGNEFDIVRSLAEVAEQPAPAGAVDA, from the coding sequence ATGACCTCTTTCATCTCGCACATCACCGTGGACTGCTCCGACGCCTACTCGCTCTCCCAGTGGTGGAAGCCGGTGCTCGGCTACCAGGACGTCCCCGGCGACCCGAACCTGCCCGGCCACCACGAGTGCATGATCGTGGACCCGGACGGCAAGGGCGTGTCCGTGCTGTTCATCGAGGTGCCGGAGGGCAAGTCGGTCAAGAACCGGGTGCACCTCGACCTGCGCCCGCGCGCCGACCTGCGTGACACGGAGATCGCGCGGGTGATCGCACACGGTGCCACGGTGGTGGGCGACCACCGCGGGCAGTACGGCCCCGGTTCCGGCTGGGTGACGCTCGCCGACCCGGAGGGCAACGAGTTCGACATCGTCCGCTCCCTCGCCGAGGTCGCGGAGCAGCCCGCGCCGGCCGGCGCCGTCGACGCGTGA
- a CDS encoding GNAT family N-acetyltransferase: protein MSDWTIRPERPEDFPAIREVLVAAFGDDEVADGVDRIRESWIYRPATSLVAVSGGEVSDDEVVGHVMIDGCTVTGAAGERTIAMLTPLAVRPDRQRRGFGAALVRAALAGAEEAGEPLVVLEGSPRYYGALGFLPAREHGIEMHLPDWAPREAAQVYLLPAYDPADPTLRGLIGYPPIFG from the coding sequence GTGAGCGACTGGACGATCCGGCCCGAGCGGCCGGAGGACTTTCCGGCGATCCGGGAGGTCCTGGTCGCGGCCTTCGGCGACGACGAGGTCGCCGACGGCGTGGACCGGATACGCGAGTCGTGGATCTACCGCCCGGCAACGTCGCTGGTCGCGGTGTCGGGCGGCGAGGTGTCCGACGACGAGGTGGTCGGTCACGTCATGATCGACGGCTGCACCGTGACGGGCGCCGCCGGTGAACGCACGATCGCGATGCTGACTCCGCTCGCTGTCCGCCCTGACCGCCAGCGGCGCGGCTTCGGCGCAGCCCTGGTGCGGGCGGCCCTGGCCGGTGCCGAGGAGGCCGGTGAGCCGCTGGTGGTACTGGAGGGGAGCCCCAGGTACTACGGGGCGCTCGGCTTCCTCCCGGCCCGCGAGCACGGGATCGAGATGCATCTGCCGGACTGGGCTCCGCGCGAGGCCGCCCAGGTTTATTTGCTGCCGGCCTACGACCCGGCGGACCCGACCCTGCGCGGTCTGATCGGCTACCCCCCGATCTTCGGCTGA
- a CDS encoding siderophore-interacting protein: MAFKVRKAVDPHVVMAEVVGTKQVTPNMMRVTLGGDELAQFTPIGYDQWFRLFLPRAGQDMLRLPTRASALWYAEYLTTPKTRRPWVRNYTVRAARPDLNEIDVDFVLHAGPDDEAEDAEHHSGPGADFAQVAEPGMRVGVLDQGVVYNPRHPHDWTLLVTEESGLPAVAGICESLPEEARGVAVIEVPTAGDKQEFRVPSGVELRWVVRSDGEDPHALPGQAALAELRDLDLTGLSGDVYAFAVGESALATGARRHLVGERGVPKAHVDFVGYWRHGRSAPG, encoded by the coding sequence ATGGCATTCAAGGTGCGCAAGGCGGTCGATCCGCACGTCGTCATGGCTGAGGTAGTCGGCACCAAGCAGGTCACGCCGAACATGATGCGTGTGACTCTCGGCGGCGACGAGCTCGCCCAGTTCACGCCGATCGGCTACGACCAGTGGTTCCGCCTCTTCCTGCCGCGCGCGGGCCAGGACATGCTCCGGCTGCCCACGCGCGCGTCGGCGCTCTGGTACGCCGAATACCTCACCACCCCGAAGACCCGGCGGCCCTGGGTGCGCAACTACACGGTCCGCGCCGCGCGCCCCGACCTGAACGAGATCGACGTCGACTTCGTGCTGCACGCGGGGCCCGACGACGAGGCAGAGGATGCCGAGCACCACTCGGGGCCCGGAGCCGACTTCGCCCAGGTCGCAGAGCCGGGCATGCGCGTCGGCGTGCTCGACCAGGGCGTCGTCTACAACCCGCGCCACCCACATGACTGGACGCTCCTGGTCACCGAGGAGTCCGGGCTGCCCGCCGTCGCGGGCATCTGTGAGTCCCTCCCCGAGGAGGCGCGCGGCGTCGCCGTCATCGAGGTCCCCACGGCCGGGGACAAGCAGGAGTTCCGGGTGCCCTCCGGCGTCGAGCTGCGCTGGGTGGTCCGGTCCGACGGCGAGGACCCGCACGCCCTCCCCGGGCAGGCGGCGCTCGCGGAGCTGCGCGACCTGGACCTGACCGGGCTGAGCGGTGACGTGTACGCCTTCGCGGTAGGCGAGTCGGCGCTGGCCACGGGCGCGCGCCGGCACCTGGTGGGCGAGCGGGGAGTGCCCAAGGCGCACGTGGACTTCGTGGGCTACTGGCGGCACGGCCGTTCGGCGCCGGGCTGA
- a CDS encoding MFS transporter, translated as MLVTTLQRRVLLVAVLASFVSFLDGTVVSVALPAIADELGGPGIAGLALQQWVVDAYLVTLGSLMLVAGSVSDVYGRRRVLTVGLVGFGIASVLCAVAPTGPVLVIARALQGVAGALLVPSSLALIIATFSGEAQARAIGRWTAWTTGAMIVGPFVGGMLVDFASWRWVFWINVPVIAVTLWMLRAVPAAEGEPGRRVDIPGAALAAFGLAGVVFGLIEGERLGWTSPGIVVPVVVGAAMLIAFVLYQRRAADPMLPLRLFRVRNFAWGNLATTAIYGALSLGGFVVTLFLQQVAGYSATWSGLAQLPVTFAMIALSAWFGTLAGRYGPRLFMTVGPIVAGAGFLLMLAMDETAFYPTQVLPGQIVFGLGLSMTVAPLTAAILGAVPAHDAGIGSAVNNAVSRVAGLVMVAFAGVITGGVLDVDSFHRALLVTAGLLVIGGLLSLVGIRSVPGADPVGPDESGPGEGLVKSA; from the coding sequence ATGCTCGTGACCACGCTTCAGCGCCGGGTGCTCCTCGTCGCAGTCCTCGCCTCCTTCGTGTCCTTCCTCGACGGCACGGTGGTGAGCGTCGCGCTGCCCGCGATAGCGGACGAGCTCGGGGGACCGGGCATCGCCGGGCTGGCCCTGCAGCAGTGGGTGGTGGACGCCTACCTCGTGACCCTCGGCTCGTTGATGCTCGTGGCCGGCTCGGTCTCCGACGTCTACGGGCGGCGCCGGGTGCTGACGGTCGGGCTCGTGGGGTTCGGGATCGCCTCCGTGCTGTGCGCGGTCGCCCCGACGGGCCCCGTCCTCGTGATCGCCCGCGCCCTGCAGGGGGTGGCCGGCGCCCTGCTCGTGCCGAGCTCGCTCGCCCTGATCATCGCGACGTTCAGCGGTGAGGCGCAGGCCCGGGCGATCGGCCGGTGGACGGCGTGGACCACCGGCGCGATGATCGTCGGCCCGTTCGTGGGCGGCATGCTGGTGGACTTCGCGTCGTGGCGCTGGGTGTTCTGGATCAACGTGCCGGTCATCGCAGTGACCCTCTGGATGCTGCGCGCGGTTCCCGCGGCGGAGGGCGAGCCGGGCCGGCGGGTGGACATCCCCGGTGCTGCGCTGGCCGCGTTCGGTCTTGCGGGAGTGGTGTTCGGGCTGATCGAGGGCGAGCGGCTGGGCTGGACCTCGCCGGGCATCGTGGTGCCCGTCGTGGTGGGCGCCGCGATGCTGATCGCGTTTGTGCTCTACCAGCGCCGGGCCGCAGACCCGATGCTGCCGCTGCGCCTGTTCCGGGTGCGCAACTTCGCGTGGGGCAACCTGGCGACCACCGCTATCTACGGCGCGCTCTCGCTGGGCGGCTTTGTGGTCACGCTGTTCCTGCAGCAGGTTGCCGGGTACTCGGCCACCTGGTCGGGCCTGGCGCAGCTGCCGGTTACGTTCGCGATGATCGCGCTGTCCGCCTGGTTCGGCACGCTCGCCGGCCGGTACGGGCCGCGGCTGTTCATGACCGTGGGACCGATCGTGGCGGGGGCCGGGTTCCTCCTGATGCTCGCGATGGACGAGACCGCCTTCTACCCCACGCAGGTGCTGCCCGGCCAGATCGTCTTCGGGCTCGGCCTGTCGATGACGGTGGCGCCACTGACGGCGGCCATCCTGGGTGCCGTCCCGGCGCACGACGCCGGCATCGGCTCCGCCGTGAACAACGCGGTCTCGCGTGTGGCAGGGCTCGTGATGGTGGCGTTCGCCGGTGTCATCACGGGCGGTGTGCTCGACGTCGACTCGTTCCACCGGGCGCTCCTGGTCACCGCGGGGCTGCTCGTGATCGGCGGGCTGTTGTCCCTGGTGGGGATCCGGAGCGTCCCCGGGGCGGATCCGGTGGGTCCGGACGAGAGCGGTCCGGGTGAAGGGCTGGTCAAATCGGCTTAG
- a CDS encoding N-acetyltransferase family protein, which translates to MVTSITVDLATDIGRWIKTGGFIPPDFRHDQVMDLTIRAATADDAAACADIYGFYVRHTHISFESEPPGAPEMAQRIASYSASHAWLVAQDASGSDVVGFAYAAPYSSREAYRWAAETSVYLEAGRRRTGAGRALYEALFERLAERGYRRLIAGLALPNDASLGLHVSLGFEVVGTLRKVGWKHGQWRDVMRLQKDLAPDDRRDTPPAGEPS; encoded by the coding sequence GTGGTCACGAGCATCACCGTAGACCTGGCCACCGACATCGGCCGCTGGATAAAAACGGGCGGGTTCATCCCACCAGATTTCCGGCACGATCAGGTCATGGACCTGACGATCCGAGCCGCGACCGCCGACGATGCGGCGGCGTGCGCCGACATCTACGGCTTCTACGTGCGCCACACCCACATCAGCTTCGAGTCGGAGCCGCCGGGCGCCCCGGAGATGGCGCAGCGCATCGCGAGCTACTCGGCCAGCCACGCGTGGCTCGTGGCGCAGGACGCGAGCGGGTCCGACGTCGTCGGCTTCGCCTACGCCGCGCCCTACTCCTCGCGCGAGGCCTACCGCTGGGCGGCCGAGACGAGCGTCTACCTGGAGGCGGGCCGACGCCGGACCGGCGCGGGCCGCGCGCTCTACGAGGCGCTGTTCGAGCGGCTCGCCGAGCGCGGCTACCGCCGTCTGATTGCGGGACTCGCCCTCCCGAACGACGCCAGCCTCGGCCTGCACGTCTCGCTCGGGTTCGAGGTGGTCGGCACGCTCCGGAAGGTCGGCTGGAAGCACGGCCAGTGGCGCGACGTCATGCGCCTGCAGAAGGACCTCGCGCCCGACGACCGCCGCGACACCCCACCCGCCGGCGAGCCGAGCTGA
- a CDS encoding N-acetyltransferase family protein, which translates to MDSIVRVATPDDAAACAAIYAPFVADSAATFETRPPDSREMTRRIERFFGRETWLVLETEGSPVGFAYAKPFADRPTFRWTLETNVYVAEGYQRRGGGRVLYDALLARLARRGYHRVVASVVLPNDPAVALHEAAGFQRAGSFNKIGWKHGQWHDAVLFQRDLVPDDGITPGDRTSDAELPRLLTPEPLEVTRTPLHRPHPAEDQVAYFGD; encoded by the coding sequence ATGGACAGCATCGTCCGCGTCGCGACACCAGACGACGCCGCAGCCTGCGCCGCCATCTACGCCCCCTTCGTCGCCGACTCGGCGGCGACCTTCGAGACCCGTCCGCCGGATTCCCGCGAGATGACACGCCGGATCGAGCGATTCTTCGGCCGGGAGACCTGGCTGGTGCTCGAGACCGAGGGCAGCCCGGTCGGCTTCGCCTACGCGAAGCCGTTCGCGGACCGCCCGACGTTCCGCTGGACACTCGAGACCAACGTGTACGTCGCGGAGGGCTACCAGCGGCGCGGCGGCGGCCGAGTTCTGTACGACGCGCTCCTGGCCCGGCTCGCCCGGCGCGGGTACCACCGCGTCGTCGCCAGCGTCGTGCTGCCGAACGACCCCGCCGTCGCGCTGCACGAGGCCGCCGGGTTCCAGCGGGCGGGCTCGTTCAACAAGATCGGCTGGAAGCACGGGCAGTGGCACGACGCCGTCCTGTTCCAGCGCGATCTCGTGCCCGACGACGGGATCACCCCCGGCGACCGCACCTCCGACGCCGAGCTGCCGCGCCTGCTCACGCCCGAGCCGCTCGAAGTCACCCGCACCCCGTTGCACCGGCCCCACCCGGCCGAGGACCAGGTCGCCTACTTCGGCGACTGA
- the eis gene encoding enhanced intracellular survival protein Eis produces the protein MSLTVRPIEYAAQADYTRLGGEAFGAPEGGRTVPTREEWEAADFREWGAFDDDDGLAARLRVYGFTSWFHGVQVPTAGVAGVAVEPERRGSGHLTRLFGAALAEARENGEVISTLFPSAPGIYRGLGYEVVGSFDDVDVPLQNLSRVTAPDGITTRRATPADFDSIVAVHRTWAAAQNGPISRAEKPFWTPPEKFFADYTGVTLAIDGHGSAGDAGAVVGFASWIRGEGYTPADAVMEIDDLIALTPGAARALWRTLGSFSTVVGAARVSTSGLDPAWLVLPDLTSTVHAAHPYMLRILDVAGALAGLESPLDGVRVPFAVRGAADIEGAWTLTVSDGVTHLERDAVLAEDAHHERPVLSVNGLALLYAGTQSAANLRIAGHLTGTPGHDAVLTALFAGRQLHVRDYF, from the coding sequence ATGAGTCTCACCGTGCGCCCCATCGAGTACGCCGCCCAGGCGGACTACACCCGCCTGGGCGGCGAGGCGTTCGGCGCGCCCGAGGGCGGCCGCACGGTACCGACCCGCGAGGAGTGGGAGGCCGCCGACTTCCGCGAGTGGGGTGCGTTCGACGACGACGACGGCCTGGCCGCCCGGCTGCGGGTCTACGGCTTCACGTCCTGGTTCCACGGTGTCCAGGTGCCGACGGCGGGCGTGGCCGGCGTCGCGGTCGAACCGGAGCGGCGCGGCTCCGGCCACCTCACGCGGCTCTTCGGCGCCGCCCTCGCCGAGGCGCGCGAGAACGGCGAGGTGATCTCCACGCTCTTCCCCAGCGCGCCCGGCATCTACCGCGGCCTGGGCTACGAGGTGGTCGGCTCGTTCGACGACGTCGACGTGCCGCTGCAGAACCTGAGCCGGGTCACAGCACCCGATGGGATCACCACCCGCCGGGCCACGCCCGCGGACTTCGACTCGATAGTCGCCGTGCACCGCACCTGGGCCGCCGCCCAGAACGGCCCGATCTCCCGGGCGGAGAAGCCGTTCTGGACCCCGCCGGAGAAGTTCTTCGCCGACTACACCGGCGTCACCCTCGCGATCGACGGGCACGGTTCGGCGGGCGACGCGGGCGCCGTCGTCGGCTTCGCGAGCTGGATCCGCGGTGAGGGGTACACGCCCGCCGACGCGGTCATGGAGATCGACGACCTCATCGCCCTGACCCCCGGCGCCGCCCGCGCCCTGTGGCGCACGCTCGGCAGCTTCTCGACGGTGGTCGGCGCGGCACGCGTGTCGACGTCGGGCCTGGATCCCGCGTGGCTGGTGCTGCCCGACCTGACCTCCACCGTGCACGCCGCGCACCCGTACATGCTGCGGATCCTGGACGTCGCCGGCGCGCTGGCCGGCCTGGAGTCGCCGCTCGACGGCGTGCGTGTCCCGTTCGCGGTCCGCGGCGCGGCGGACATCGAGGGAGCCTGGACGCTCACTGTGTCCGACGGCGTCACCCACCTCGAGCGCGACGCCGTCCTCGCCGAGGACGCGCACCACGAGCGGCCGGTGCTGAGCGTGAACGGGCTGGCGCTGCTGTACGCGGGCACGCAGTCCGCGGCCAACCTCCGGATCGCGGGACACCTGACCGGCACCCCCGGCCACGACGCCGTGCTGACCGCTCTCTTCGCGGGCCGCCAGCTCCACGTCCGCGACTACTTCTGA
- a CDS encoding SCO4848 family membrane protein encodes MNIPVAWSVVLIVTALWNLLIWPRFWQRIVADPRSRDADGRATKFLTVHTVLIAISLALALSVGVLGALTLI; translated from the coding sequence GTGAACATCCCGGTCGCCTGGTCCGTCGTCCTGATCGTTACCGCCCTGTGGAACCTGCTCATCTGGCCGCGGTTCTGGCAGCGCATCGTCGCCGACCCCCGGTCGCGCGACGCCGACGGCCGCGCCACCAAGTTCCTCACCGTGCACACCGTCCTGATCGCGATCTCACTGGCCCTGGCCCTTTCGGTAGGCGTCCTGGGCGCTCTAACCCTGATCTGA
- a CDS encoding TetR/AcrR family transcriptional regulator gives MSTDSARGRIVGAAQDLFAAQGVGATSPRAVLAASGVGQGSLYHHFPTKHDLAVAAVGATVDDALAKAMRTLGAESPAIDRLVAYLERPRDALAGCRIGRLTADQAVMDDDGLRPVVTAYFVRLLGVLTGIFRESGLPDDVARDRAHAALAIIQGGYVLARATQDPDALTTAVRGFVGLLNQN, from the coding sequence ATGAGTACGGACAGCGCGCGCGGTCGGATCGTCGGGGCCGCGCAAGATCTCTTCGCCGCACAGGGCGTCGGCGCCACGAGCCCGCGGGCGGTGCTGGCGGCGTCCGGCGTCGGGCAGGGCAGTCTGTACCACCACTTCCCCACCAAGCACGACCTCGCGGTAGCCGCGGTCGGCGCCACCGTCGACGACGCGCTCGCCAAGGCGATGCGCACGCTCGGCGCCGAGTCCCCCGCCATCGACCGCCTCGTCGCCTACCTCGAACGGCCGCGCGACGCCCTGGCCGGCTGCCGGATCGGCCGCCTCACCGCCGACCAGGCGGTGATGGACGACGACGGCCTCCGCCCCGTGGTGACCGCCTACTTCGTGCGGCTGCTCGGCGTGCTCACCGGCATCTTCCGGGAGTCGGGCCTGCCCGACGACGTCGCCCGCGACCGAGCGCACGCCGCCCTCGCGATCATCCAGGGCGGTTACGTCCTGGCCCGTGCCACACAGGACCCGGACGCGCTCACCACGGCGGTGCGCGGCTTCGTCGGCCTGCTGAACCAGAACTGA
- a CDS encoding pyridoxal 5'-phosphate synthase: MTFRERLRALPTIPRPGLPALDPEAAPATPHELFVTWIDEAIDAGVLLPQAAILSTADTAGHVHARTLLLKDVTADGWWFASQSTGPKGRDLAANPHAALTFLWPVLGRQVKVTGSAAPAGPEASRADFLARSDLSRATGLVNHQSEPLASQEEYVGAFAEALRAVTADPELVAPDWTAYVLTPTEVEFWQAPDNGPQTRLRYVVGAGGWTSGLLWP, translated from the coding sequence GTGACGTTCCGCGAGCGCCTGCGCGCGCTGCCGACCATCCCCCGGCCAGGCCTCCCGGCCCTCGACCCGGAGGCGGCCCCGGCGACTCCGCACGAGCTGTTCGTGACGTGGATCGACGAAGCGATCGACGCGGGCGTCCTGCTCCCGCAGGCCGCGATCCTGTCGACCGCCGACACCGCGGGGCACGTCCATGCGCGCACGCTGCTGCTCAAGGACGTGACGGCGGACGGCTGGTGGTTCGCCTCGCAGTCCACTGGACCGAAGGGCCGCGACCTGGCGGCCAACCCGCACGCCGCGCTGACGTTCCTGTGGCCGGTACTGGGCCGCCAGGTCAAGGTCACGGGCAGCGCGGCGCCCGCCGGGCCAGAGGCGAGCCGGGCCGACTTTCTCGCGCGGTCCGACCTGTCCAGGGCCACGGGCCTGGTGAACCACCAGAGCGAACCACTCGCCTCCCAGGAGGAGTACGTGGGCGCGTTCGCCGAGGCGCTGCGTGCCGTAACCGCAGACCCCGAGCTGGTCGCTCCGGACTGGACCGCCTATGTCCTGACGCCCACCGAGGTCGAGTTCTGGCAGGCGCCGGACAACGGGCCGCAGACCCGCCTGCGATACGTGGTCGGCGCCGGCGGCTGGACGTCCGGCCTGCTGTGGCCCTGA